Within the Miscanthus floridulus cultivar M001 chromosome 2, ASM1932011v1, whole genome shotgun sequence genome, the region ttgtttactatagtatgttcaAGGTTTGGAGTTTGTTCATACATCtcataaattaagcatggtgcttagtttaggagtgttgatcttactttcaaaggctttttaaattaagcgtggttcttaggttaaaatgctttcaTAGATtgaattagacatggtgtctagttagatttttgaaccaagaatatgctatagtagatatTGATTATTTTGTTAAACTAACCCCATGCAGGAAACTCTTAATTCAATATtgataagtcacgagatgaattcaaatcagagatgaagtCAGGCACATAACGAACTCTAATAacattgcgcaaagaagacacaactcattcatcatgATGGAAGAACTGTAAGGATtaaagttcattcactttgccttctactgcaagttacctttgccttgagccctgcttgtataaaacatgataaacaaaatctatgctaaagcaatcCTAAAACCATCTTTTTATTAGCATAGATGTAATTCATAAAATTTATGGACAACAATCCATAGttcaaatttgttgtattccctcAGGTATGTCTCCACTAACATTTTATAGGGATGAATGAATACAAGCTACGCTTGTCCATGGTTTGGTATAAATCCGCAAACCCAACCACCACTgcagctatggaacaaagaggatGAGTGCCATAAAACACGATCAATAATCAAAGtactcactcataggaagtggatgAGCAAATCAACAGATCTGAGGCATACAACAATGAATAAGTGGAGTGGAAGGTCCAACAAGATGTCAAGATCAAAGAGTAAAAAGATGGCATAGAAAAAGGATGAGAAAAAAATGGTGCAATTTAGGAAACAAAAAGCTCATGAACACTTAAGCTACGAGACTAGTCGAACAAGAAAAACttcaagaaaaaggaaaagaccaTCATGAGTCACTTACTCTTTGTcatatggtgtcatcacgctccaatgacaaagaacacacttcaagcaaagtatgtGAGAGTCAGTTGATTCTCTAAATTTCTACAAGTGTtctgaacctatcaaaccaaagTCTAAACTCAAAACCATGATGGGTTTGGCGGAAGGAAGTGACATCACCATTAAaggcgtcatcacaagaatcctcctCTTCAGAGCAAACCGAGGTATTTGGTCAATAAATTTCACAAGGAGAAGTTTAGTTCAAAGAACTTACAACATCGAACCCTCACCAAAAGATCTAGCTTGGAGGAGAAGCACTcccatgtatccaggtaagtattctttccccttttgttttagttttagtttcttttaatagTTAAAagaatgatgaatgaaaaacaaaataaaaatttatctttgcattagtcatttatagtaataatgtatgatctagtaaaattaaaaacaaaataaaaagagtgtgtatctAGGTTGCTTTAATTTTAGAGCTGAATAAattaaagaggactcagaataatctcttaaatgaaaatgatgaatagttgctctattataattcctttcaacattcactttgccttctactacaagttacctttgccttgagccatgcttgtataaaacatgataaacaaaatctatgttaaagcaatcctaaaaccatcttttcattagcatagatgtaATTCATAAAATTTATGGACAACAATCCATAGTTCAAATTTATtgtattccttcgggtatgtctCCACTAACATTTTATAGGGATGAATGAATACAAGCTACGCTTGTCCATGGTTTGGTATGAATCTACAAACCCAGCCACCACTgcagctatggaacaaagaggatGAGTGCCATAAAACACGATCAGTAATCAAAGtactcactcataggaagtggatgAGCAAATCAACGGATCTGAGGCATACAACAATGAATAAGTGGAGTGGAAGGTCCAACAAGATGTCAAGATCAAAGAGTAAAAAGATGGCATagaaaaaggatgagaaagaaatggTGCAATTTAGGAAACAAAAAGCTCATGAACACTTAAGCTACGAGACTAGTCGAACAAGAAAAACttcaagaaaaaggaaaagaccaTCACGAGTCACTTACTCTTCGTcatatggtgtcatcacgctccaataaCAAagaacacacttcaagcaaagtatgtGAGAGTTAGTTGATTCTCCAAATTTCTACAAGTGttctgaacctgtcaaaccaaagtCTAAACTCAAAACCATGACGGGTTTGGCAGAaggaggtgacatcaccattaaaggcgtcatcacaagaatcctcctCTTCAGAGCAAACCGAGGTATTTGGTCAATAAatttcacaaggagaagtccgatTCGAAGAACTTATaacaccgaaccctcaccaaAATAGCTaccttgggggagaagcactcccatgtatccaggtaagtattctttccccttttgttttagttttagtttcttttaatagTTAAAAGtatgatgaatgaaaaacaaaataaaaatttatctttgcattagtcatttatagtaataatgtgtgatctagtaaaattaaaaacaaaataaaaaagagtGTGTATCTAGGTTGCTTTAATTTGAGAGCTGAATAAattaaagaggactcagaataatctcttaaatagaaataatgaatagttgctctattataattcctttcaagtacttagtttttagccttgaattctctcgagttttagatacgactgttttgatataaggatttactctgaacttgaaactcgtgggtagcatatggtTGATCTAAGTCtaagtaattgacggatatgatatgagaaggtttgaggtactgtttatcttgttccaagtgacactaaaattcTAGAAATTTACTTTctgaaaacacaaaaatgctatatgatgagttcctgtatgacaaagcttgaattcctaccagagccatataagttatttaggctaggaaaacttccacatatatgctgcttgcttttgcattgagttttgtcaagctttgttgacccttatgagaaatttgtcatgctcttaaaatcaagatcacatacacatcacccagatatgcactactcctacactaagggtaggcgtaaaaacatgccttccatctagatccacctaaaaaatattttacttctacactaggagtgaatacaaaaacatgtttgataggttttgtatccactcaaaataaatgctctaaagttctttttgatatctctctcaaagttttattgcagaaaagagacatgggctatgtaaaagttattcataaaaaaagaagagaaaaaaaagagttgagaaaaaaatagacaagtgtccgagatatctaaaacaatgggtacttagatgcccacttgaagaaaaaaagaaagagatgaataagatagtccctgttctcttgcaaaattatttctaaatttcaaaagagagataagcttTCAAGGagtaaagtagaattaggttagccaccatatatatccaccatttatccacacatatgcacatcttgatttgattgtatgactcaactctctttggatcccttgtttgactttacaatatatgcattgcaagtatgctctaagTTTCTCCCTACACATAAACTCCATAAGCCTTAGTAGtagaaagagaaaaaggcatagcatctttattgccttatgaggatccacaaataccatatattgagagacttgagagtgtcatacaatggaatctctgagttttattttaaaaacttataaaaactctggaataatgatgaaacaaagaacttgaagacatagtgcttgacttgatcattctgtcttgcAATTACTCAAGATCCAAGTGAAGACTAAGAAGTCCATatggttaaaggtaatatgggtaagtttaggaagtcagatcagtttattctaatttcggaggagaattttttattgaacgcatgTATACTTTTGAGGCAGTgaaaagcattgtagcaactcctgatccattgctgagtttagctttgctcagggactggacaaaggttaagcttaggggagcttactgacggtcactaacaccaattataaaccatcaacataacctacatttatatttaattccatcaccaaacataggtatataggtctaaactaatgaattccacgagctttggtgatttcattatagcaggaggatttatccagaaaacagctCCTCGGACCACTATCATAcaatccaaacaagcaaaccgatgaCAACAAATGATTCAACCCACAAAAACTGCGAAAGACAACTCTAAAAGATTACAGAAGACACCACGCCGAAGCTTGGGCTAAACGGCCACGAAAGTGGGCCGATCGACCCAGCCCATAGGCTGACTGGCCTGCCACGGAGCTCGCTCACCCTCTGCTGTCTCGTACTCGTTCCTaagatctacaccattgattttaaggtagttttaggtcggtttatccaacggtgatcgagggagttgacgtggatcgatgatgtggtgattccttgccccctactccacctcaccctatatatagcagcctctACCCTCTCTCTatagccatcctaaaaccctagttCATATTCTCCTCGCTAGGAtaaagccagctatcaagagaagattagtccttcatagaatctagtcttgtaaataatagtgagatagagtgtggGAAGAGTTTAGAGGAAGTACCGGCCTGTCAGTGCTCTCTACGGCTTATACCCTAGCGGAgtaagttctacttgagcttgcttctgaggatTCTCttgtaatcaacttctaattcaagtaagcatcgtaTTTATATTGCTTCTGAGGATTCTCttgtaatcaacttctaattcaagtaagtattATGTTTATATTACTCATCAGGTTCGcaactcttttgagtactttaatctataggacgcttaggttaaagtagtaattgtaggtgtaagCATGGTGTTTAGACTATGTTACttatggatgtaccctacattttGGATTGGTGGTAGTTCACgagggtgacttttatagcctcgttgaatcatcTGTAGTCTATCTCCCGTTTCTAGGCCTAGCAGAatttagttactataggaaacatactatgtCTATGCTTTTCTTAGTAATATCTCCAGTTGAACAATAAAAGACATAACTTATCGAAGTTAGAACTAAAAGACCTTTGTGATTTCCTCTATACTCctattatcttaagtcttgttgctattATGAGTTAAGTTAATGTAGCTACTCTCACACATTTTCTGTGGATACGAAACTTAGAATACTTTCGGGTAAAAGCTACACTTGCGGATGTATCTATATGCGTTAAATATATCAACACCTACCACTGAAAAAATAACACCATTAAATTTTAGAATAAATCAAGAAAATACGAACACCTTCGAAGGATTAGAACTCAGGTTGACATGAACCAATAATGGAGAGAGTATATAATTGTATATGCTGGTCAGCTGGTATATCCCAGCCGGTGAATCTATCTATTCTAGATCTAGTTTGGATACGCATGTATTCATCTTAATTCATGTGAGTTAAAATAGATTGGTGTAGAATTGAATTAAATTACATTTCATTCCACTTCAACATGTGTGAATTAAAGTAAATATAAATGCATCCAGACAGGTCCCTATGTGTAAAAAATAACCAGAGCCGACGATACAACACATCAACTGTACAACTTAAAAGTTTTTCATAGAACCTCCTCCGTATCATTTACCATGACCTGCAATCCTGCACTCGAGCTATTTGCTACTTGAGGTAGAACGGCGGCCGGAACATCTGGAAGGACGACTTGTGCAATGCCAACACCATCAGAAGCGCCACTACCGCCGCGACAGCCCACGGCGACGTGCCGCTGCTGCCGCGGTCCGTGTCCGACGACGCGCCACCTTCAGACTGGCCCCACCACCAGGACGCGCCCGGCGCGACGACGAGCCTACCGTCGGCGTCAAACAGCGCGTGGTGAGCGAGCACGACCAGCGCGAGGAGGCCGAGCAGCAGGAGCACGCAGAACCCGTCCTGCGTGCGCCTGCGCAGCTGCTCCTCGTACTCGTCGATCTGCCATGTCAGGTAGAGGAAGAAGGCGACGATGCTCGAAAGGACCAGCACCAGCCCCGGCGGCATGCCGCCGCCGTCCAGCCACCCTTGATGCCATCTCAGGTCTGTCGTCGTCTCGTCCATGGAGAGATGGAGACGTGTGACcgtggacagcccgtggatgatGTGTTAGCCTAGAAATCGTTGTCATCCGTGCTGTGATGTGAGCTTGGCGCCTGGTTTTATAAGCTAGTGGTGGTGCCTGTAGCTTAACTAGGTGTGACTAGATTGGAAGCGTGTAGATGCATGCCGAAATGCCACCGCGTGCCCTTTATTTGTGGGAGTGGGCACGTGATGGCAGCGGCGCTCTCTGAATCACTCGGGCAACAGGCTTCTAGATGCTATTCCGGCCACATAGTCATCATCTACAGTAGCTAAACGATGTCACGCGACATCATGTCCTCACGCGATCTGTTTCAGGCCTTGTTAATCGAAGAGGTACTAGAAAGACCGGCGCGGCACCGCGGTTGGCTTGGCTAAGCCGTACTTTTCAGttgataaataatatttttctctcataataaatcagtcaatAATATTTTTAGTCATGGTTTATTAGTCAAACGAACATGACATTTGTCAGGGACTGCTGTAGCAGTGTAGCCTGTATCAACCATAAATGGTCTGTCGCACATTAAGAGGGGATAAGCAAGCACCATTATACTAAGGGCCTTGTAGTACTTTGTTCTGTTAGATGAAGCTTTCCAATTTTGCTTTCCAGAAAACAGTTTATCCGAATGTCACCAAGGCGTTTCAGACATTGATGGTGATTTGTTGAAGCTGATAGTTCAGCCAAAGATAAGTTTTTTAATAATAAAAGCCATTTTTGAGCTCTTGCTTTGCCTATCATAAATAAGCTTAATA harbors:
- the LOC136538693 gene encoding uncharacterized protein, which encodes MDETTTDLRWHQGWLDGGGMPPGLVLVLSSIVAFFLYLTWQIDEYEEQLRRRTQDGFCVLLLLGLLALVVLAHHALFDADGRLVVAPGASWWWGQSEGGASSDTDRGSSGTSPWAVAAVVALLMVLALHKSSFQMFRPPFYLK